One genomic region from Lynx canadensis isolate LIC74 chromosome E1, mLynCan4.pri.v2, whole genome shotgun sequence encodes:
- the G6PC3 gene encoding glucose-6-phosphatase 3 isoform X2 produces the protein MESTLGAGIAMAEALQNQLPWLENVWLWVTFLGDPKSLFLFYFPAAYYASRRVGIAVLWISLITEWLNLVFKWLLFGDRPFWWVHESGYYSQAPAQVHQFPASCETGPGSPSGHCMITGAALWPIMTAISSQVATRAHRCCAGLADGPPGTHGAGAKLLWIDLTGPLAGCQPHLLDPFYTGPGSFLVHQSGLQVV, from the exons ATGGAGTCCACGCTGGGCGCGGGCATCGCAATGGCCGAGGCGCTGCAGAACCAGCTGCCTTGGCTGGAAAACGTGTGGCTCTGGGTCACCTTTCTGGGCGATCCCAAGAGCCTCTTTCTGTTCTACTTCCCCGCGGCCTACTACGCCTCCCGCCGCGTGGGCATCGCAGTGCTCTGGATCAGCCTCATCACCGAGTGGCTCAACCTCGTCTTCAAGTG GCTTCTGTTTGGAGACAGGCCCTTTTGGTGGGTCCATGAGTCTGGCTACTAcagccaggccccagcccaggtCCACCAGTTCCCTGCTTCTTGTGAAACTGGTCCAG GCAGCCCTTCTGGACATTGCATGATCACAGGAGCAGCGCTCTGGCCCATAATGACGGCCATCTCTTCCCAGGTGGCCACTCGGGCCCACAG GTGCTGCGCTGGGCTGGCTGATGGCCCCCCGGGTACCCATGGAGCGGGAGCTAAGCTTCTATGGATTGACCTCACTGGCCCTCTTGCTGGGTGCCAGCCTCATCTATTGGACCCTTTTTACACTGGGCCTGGATCTTTCTTG gtCCATCAGTCTGGCCTCCAAGTGGTGTGA
- the G6PC3 gene encoding glucose-6-phosphatase 3 isoform X1 produces the protein MESTLGAGIAMAEALQNQLPWLENVWLWVTFLGDPKSLFLFYFPAAYYASRRVGIAVLWISLITEWLNLVFKWLLFGDRPFWWVHESGYYSQAPAQVHQFPASCETGPGSPSGHCMITGAALWPIMTAISSQVATRAHSRWVRVIPSLAYCTFLLAVGLSRVFLLAHFPHQVLAGLITGAALGWLMAPRVPMERELSFYGLTSLALLLGASLIYWTLFTLGLDLSWSISLASKWCERPEWVHLDSRPFASLSRDSGAALGLGIALHSPCYAQVRRAYLGHGQKIVCLVLAVGLLGPLDWLGYPPQISLFYIFNFLKYTLWPCLVLALVPWVVHTFSAQEIPPIRSS, from the exons ATGGAGTCCACGCTGGGCGCGGGCATCGCAATGGCCGAGGCGCTGCAGAACCAGCTGCCTTGGCTGGAAAACGTGTGGCTCTGGGTCACCTTTCTGGGCGATCCCAAGAGCCTCTTTCTGTTCTACTTCCCCGCGGCCTACTACGCCTCCCGCCGCGTGGGCATCGCAGTGCTCTGGATCAGCCTCATCACCGAGTGGCTCAACCTCGTCTTCAAGTG GCTTCTGTTTGGAGACAGGCCCTTTTGGTGGGTCCATGAGTCTGGCTACTAcagccaggccccagcccaggtCCACCAGTTCCCTGCTTCTTGTGAAACTGGTCCAG GCAGCCCTTCTGGACATTGCATGATCACAGGAGCAGCGCTCTGGCCCATAATGACGGCCATCTCTTCCCAGGTGGCCACTCGGGCCCACAG cCGCTGGGTGAGGGTGATACCTAGTCTGGCTTACTGCACCTTCCTACTGGCGGTCGGCCTGTCCCGGGTCTTCCTCTTAGCACATTTCCCCCACCAGGTGCTGGCTGGCCTAATTACTG GTGCTGCGCTGGGCTGGCTGATGGCCCCCCGGGTACCCATGGAGCGGGAGCTAAGCTTCTATGGATTGACCTCACTGGCCCTCTTGCTGGGTGCCAGCCTCATCTATTGGACCCTTTTTACACTGGGCCTGGATCTTTCTTG gtCCATCAGTCTGGCCTCCAAGTGGTGTGAGCGGCCTGAGTGGGTGCACTTGGATAGCCGGCCCTTTGCCTCCCTGAGCCGTGACTCAGGGGCCGCCCTGGGTCTGGGCATTGCCCTGCACTCTCCCTGCTATGCCCAGGTACGGCGAGCATACCTGGGACATGGCCAGAAGATAGTCTGTCTTGTGCTGGCCGTGGGGCTGCTGGGCCCCCTGGACTGGCTGGGCTACCCACCTCAGATCAGCCTTTTCTATATCTTCAATTTCCTCAAGTACACCCTCTGGCCATGCCTCGTCCTGGCCCTTGTGCCCTGGGTGGTGCACACGTTCAGTGCCCAGGAAATACCACCCATCCGCTCTTCCTGA